A genome region from Gymnogyps californianus isolate 813 chromosome 4, ASM1813914v2, whole genome shotgun sequence includes the following:
- the TMEM128 gene encoding transmembrane protein 128: protein MEAGVSSGDPLPRLRRPLRRGAEPRDPLLPQPPFGGGGTAEDSTAVEKKRKPLTRLNIHSAFWILASIAVTYYFDFFKTVKETIQADSWWFASGSCLLAACLSVAFYCILYLEWYCGIEDYDAQYPALIPITTATFIAAAICFNVALWPVWSFMTPLLLFIQFMGVVMLVSLLG, encoded by the exons ATGGAGGCCGGCGTCAGCAGCGGAGACCCGCTCCCGAGGCTCAGGCGGCCTTTGCGGCGAGGGGCAGAGCCCCGCGACCCGCTGCTGCCGCAGCCGCCTTTCGGGGGCGGCGGGACGGCCG AAGACTCTACAGCTGTAGAGAAGAAGAGGAAGCCTCTTACCAGGCTGAATATTCATTCTGCATTCTGGATTTTGGCATCGATTGCTGTGACATactactttgatttttttaaaactgttaaagAAACTATTCAAGCAGATAG tTGGTGGTTTGCCTCTGGCAGTTGTTTATTGGCTGCATGTTTATCTGTTGCCTTTTACTGCATACTATATCTTGAGTGGTATTGTGGAATTGAGGACTACGATGCACAGTATCCAGCACTGATACCTATCACAACAGCTACCTTTATTGCAGCAGCAATTTG TTTCAACGTTGCCTTGTGGCCTGTCTGGTCGTTTATGACGCCTTTGTTGCTCTTCATTCAGTTTATGGGTGTTGTGATGCTTGTGTCACTCCTGGGATAA